The DNA segment CGTTGGATGTACCTTTGGCGTATTTTAGGCGTCGCGCAGAGCTGTGAACCGGATGGCAGGCCAGACATTGCTTATCTTGAGTGAGGCTGGCGATATGGGGTTCATGACAATTCATGCAAGATGAAGGGATGTAGGCGTGTTTTTCATGGCAGGCCGAGCAACCCTGATCTTTATGCTTGCTGGGAAACTGGTTCATCTCATCACCCGTCTTTGGGTGACAGGTTATACACCCATCTTCCAGGAATGTGTTCATAGGGATATTTTTGGGGCTATGGGAATCTATATGGCACTGGCTGCATTCAGCCAACGTCTCGCCATGAGTAAGCCCATGGCATCTCTGACATTTAGGCATAATTTCAGCATAATTTTGTTTCAGCGGGTTATATACATGATACTCCTGATGACAATTTGTACATTCAAATCGGTGTTTCCCGCCCTCTTTACGGATCAGGTCGTAAATC comes from the Deltaproteobacteria bacterium genome and includes:
- a CDS encoding cytochrome C is translated as MEIIMRSGKVILLGTICILLAIACARLTGKTTPGEEGDEKWKLYTEKIKVLTPAQCGQCHLPIYDLIRKEGGKHRFECTNCHQEYHVYNPLKQNYAEIMPKCQRCHGLTHGETLAECSQCHIDSHSPKNIPMNTFLEDGCITCHPKTGDEMNQFPSKHKDQGCSACHEKHAYIPSSCMNCHEPHIASLTQDKQCLACHPVHSSARRLKYAKGTSNDICAGCHDEIAAALAANKSKHHNLACVDCHNEHKYVPKCKECHKKQHGKKLLEKFENCLRCHIDPHNLPAETAAE